The sequence CATCATACACTTGGTTAATCCTGCCTGATATACTCATAAAATAATAGTTAAGCTGGTAGTCACAAATAGTCTTGTTTTTGATGCCGTCTATTGCCCTCACCAATCGTTGCCATGCTAAATTAGACTGCAAATGAAAGTACTTTGAATTTCAAAGTAATGGAAAAAATATAGTACATTCGATACCGGCAGGAATTATTTTTTAGGTTGCTATTTCCCTGATCTGTAGTACATAGACAGAAACGTCCTAAGAATTCCTTAATGAATGGTTTTGCGAATTCGGGGATACATGCCTTTCTCGACTTACTCGTACCGGCCAACCAGCGTCATAATAGATCTGGGCTCCAGATGAATTTGACCAGCAGCAACGACGGATTTGGCCAGTGTTTTTGTTTCAGTTGTTGTATAACTGGAGAAGTGGCCGTTGCGAAGAGTCAAACCCTGAAGTGGTAAGGTTATTGAATCGGAGGTTACGTTAATGCAAACCAGCACAATTTGCTTAGTCCGTATGTCTTTGTAGGCCGAAATCATACACGCACCAGTCTCTTGTACGGGATTGCTATCGGCCAGTTGAACCGCTACCCGCTTCATACCGGGCCGAACGAATCGAGCGTAGTTGCCAAAGGCCCAAAGTTGTTTTGAATCGATGACCTGTCCATCCTGCCGGGCGTTGTCATGCTTTTTGTAGTCGCCATCAGGCCCGTTGATGTACACCAGTCCATCACTGTAATTATACGGATTGATAGCCAGCCACCATTGCCACGACGTGACATTGGCAATGGTCAGATCGTTATGAATGACCTTGGCCACATACAGACCATAATCGATGTCCGTGTGACGGGGACTACCGTGGTAACGCCCGCAGATGTCGCCCAGAACACCAAACTCACTTTGCCAGAGCATCGGATTACCGACCGATTTAACGCGCTGGGCCGCTTGCTGTCGAACAGCCACCAGCACCGAATCGGAACAGGTGGTAAAGTAGCTATGATATGCCCAAATCGGTTCAACGTTAGGAAGTTTGATTACCGGCGCACCTTGTTTTGAGCCAAAAAAATAGTCTAATTGATTACCCCGGCCGCTTTCAGCTTTTTCGTAGAGGAAATTTAGCTGGCCTGCTTCACCAGAAATTACAGTCGTTAGTGCTTTTTTAGCGGCCAATTTTGTCGATAACGTTTTGGTAACGGCAGCAATATTGGCGTTTTCGGCGGGTGAGCCTTCTTGCCCGGCTTTACCATTTTTCCCGGCGGTCCAGTCCCACTGCGGTTCGTTAATGGGACTTAGGTAATCGAACTTGAAATGATCGGCAACTGTCGCCAAAAAATCAGCGAAGGCATCCAGCGCATCCGGTTTGAGATTAATCGATTTGCCTCCCGGCGAGAAGGCTTTGCCATTTCGGGTCATCTGAACGGGAGCCGAATTCGTAAAGCCGAGCGTATAGCGCACACCCCTCTGCCGGGCCGCCTGCAAAAACCACTGACTCCCTGCCTGCTTTGTCCAATCGAAACGGCCACGGCTATCCAGAAAACACTCCTCCCGACGCCATGGATCACTAATGAAGCTGCTGTCTCCTTGCTCATAGCTGCCAGCCCCGATGTTCATCCGCCACAAAGACAAGCCAATCCCCTTAGGCTGACCATCAGCCAGTGTATCTAAGCTAAATAACAGGTCAGCAACATGATTTTTCTTACTATCATCGTGCCATTTTCCAATAAACTTGGCCGACCAGCAATCCGATGCGCCAAAACTATGGATGGTCTGAAATTCTTTCTGTAGGTTAATGGTTACCGATTTCCCAATATTTCGATGTCGCTGAGTGCTTTGGCCTGGTGGATCAATGACCCTGACAGTACTGCTTAGACAGGTAAGGGCAATTAGTGCCAGCAGATTAATGTTAACCATGACTTTCATTACTACTGGTGGTTTATATGTAGTCGATATAACAGGAGCACGTAGATCTTCGACTCTACTTATGGTCTTTTACGAATACGCTTTATGATTCTTGAAATGTGCTGTTATACAGTTACTTATGCAACTATATTCCTGTGTGAGAATTTGTTCAGAAGCCATCCCGCCAATTTCGAAAATACAGTTGTAGCCGCCATTTCGTACTGTATGTCTCGGGAGTAAAGACGGCTTTTCGGGCGCTGGTATGGACTTAATATAATGGGCTCTGACCTCTTATTGATAGTGTCGCCCGTGGACGATCAGGCTGGTTCCCCATAAACGTTTTGCTTCTGAAGCGTTTTAAACGTACTATTCTGGGGTAGTTTCGATCAATAAATGGTGAAAAACTTGATCGGCAAATGAATGTAAGGTTTTATCTTTTGGGAATGTATAACTGTAAGCAAAACCGTGTCATACATTTACCTACTTGCCGGAGAATCGATACGTGTTTGCTAAAATATTTACAAAAAAGAGTAAAACTACCCTGGAAGGATGCCAACTATTGTGGAAATACTGATCCAAACGTTTGGGAAAGAGTGTGTTCGCACGCGCGACGAGGCACGCGTACGTGTGGCGAGCAACTGGCGGCAAACGGAACACCTGAATTGTCTGGCACTTCTTCGCCCAAAAACGACCGAGGAAGTATCCCAAATGCTCAAGATCTGCAACGAATTCAATCAGCCCGTTGTGCCGCATGGCGGATTAACCAATGTTGTCGGGGGAGTAGTTACGAAGCCGGATGAGATTGCCCTGAGCCTGGAACGGATGAATGAAATAGAGGAAATTAATGTGCAGAACAAAACCGCAACGGTTCAGGCGGGAGTTATTTTGCAGAATCTACAAACTGTTCTGGCGGGAAATGGCCAGCATTTTCCGCTTGATTTAGGCGCTAAAGGAAGCTGTATGATAGGGGGAAATATTGCCTCAAACGCGGGAGGGTTACAGGCGCTGCGGTACGGCGTTATGCGAAATTTAGTATTGGGGGTGGAGGTCGTTTTAGCGGATGGAACGATTATATCATCCTTGAATAAAATGGTGAAAAATAATGCAGGTTATGATTTGAAACAGCTTTTTATTGGCTCTGAAGGTACATTGGGAATCATTACACGGGCGGTTTTAAAAATAGATGATCTGCCCAAAAGCAGGAATACCGCTTTTGTTGCACTGGAGAGTTTTGAAAAGGCAAATCTGTTATTACAAGCTGCCAAAAAACAACTAAAAAATGACCTCACTACGTTCGAATTACTTTGGCAGGATTATTACGAATTAATGACTTCGTCCCCTTCATCGTATTCGCCCCCTTTACCCCAAACGTATCCATTTTATGTGCTGATGGAAGCACTCGGACAGGATGCAGGCAAAGACAAAATTCTATTTGCTGAATTGCTGGAAAATTGGTTGCAGGATGGGTTGATTGCTGATGCCGTTATGGCGCAATCGCAACAGGAATTAGAAACAATATGGGGTATTCGCGAGAATATAGACTTGATATTTTCTGTACATAGTCCCGTTTTTTTGTTTGATGTGAGCCTGGCCATTTCTGACATGGACGACTACATAAAAAAGATTAGATCAGACCTTCAGCAAGTTTGGCCATCTCTGAATTTTTATGCCTTTGGCCATATGGGCGATGGAAATTTACACTTGTTTATAAACTGTGGTA comes from Spirosoma aureum and encodes:
- a CDS encoding FAD-binding oxidoreductase translates to MPTIVEILIQTFGKECVRTRDEARVRVASNWRQTEHLNCLALLRPKTTEEVSQMLKICNEFNQPVVPHGGLTNVVGGVVTKPDEIALSLERMNEIEEINVQNKTATVQAGVILQNLQTVLAGNGQHFPLDLGAKGSCMIGGNIASNAGGLQALRYGVMRNLVLGVEVVLADGTIISSLNKMVKNNAGYDLKQLFIGSEGTLGIITRAVLKIDDLPKSRNTAFVALESFEKANLLLQAAKKQLKNDLTTFELLWQDYYELMTSSPSSYSPPLPQTYPFYVLMEALGQDAGKDKILFAELLENWLQDGLIADAVMAQSQQELETIWGIRENIDLIFSVHSPVFLFDVSLAISDMDDYIKKIRSDLQQVWPSLNFYAFGHMGDGNLHLFINCGTNDQETKHRVDAIVYQPLQQISGSITGEHGVGLEKKSWLYLSRTAEEIELMKTLKKALDPQGILNPGKLLPD
- a CDS encoding glycoside hydrolase; translated protein: MKVMVNINLLALIALTCLSSTVRVIDPPGQSTQRHRNIGKSVTINLQKEFQTIHSFGASDCWSAKFIGKWHDDSKKNHVADLLFSLDTLADGQPKGIGLSLWRMNIGAGSYEQGDSSFISDPWRREECFLDSRGRFDWTKQAGSQWFLQAARQRGVRYTLGFTNSAPVQMTRNGKAFSPGGKSINLKPDALDAFADFLATVADHFKFDYLSPINEPQWDWTAGKNGKAGQEGSPAENANIAAVTKTLSTKLAAKKALTTVISGEAGQLNFLYEKAESGRGNQLDYFFGSKQGAPVIKLPNVEPIWAYHSYFTTCSDSVLVAVRQQAAQRVKSVGNPMLWQSEFGVLGDICGRYHGSPRHTDIDYGLYVAKVIHNDLTIANVTSWQWWLAINPYNYSDGLVYINGPDGDYKKHDNARQDGQVIDSKQLWAFGNYARFVRPGMKRVAVQLADSNPVQETGACMISAYKDIRTKQIVLVCINVTSDSITLPLQGLTLRNGHFSSYTTTETKTLAKSVVAAGQIHLEPRSIMTLVGRYE